Proteins co-encoded in one Melioribacteraceae bacterium genomic window:
- a CDS encoding GAF domain-containing protein, with product MSESININKDNSDEEIYRQIIPQIESLINPAEPLISSLANVTAALKEAFDKISWVGFYLLNDDRLYLGPFQGKVACTVIELGKGVCGTSALKKETLIVADVHEFPGHIACDGGSNSEIVVPLIKDDKVFGVLDLDSYNFSAFNNTDKINLENLCNLLVNKLGLNYQKPIIN from the coding sequence ATGTCAGAAAGCATTAATATAAATAAGGATAATTCCGACGAGGAGATTTACAGGCAGATTATTCCGCAGATTGAAAGTTTGATAAATCCGGCTGAGCCGTTAATTTCCAGCTTAGCAAATGTTACTGCCGCGTTAAAAGAGGCATTCGATAAGATAAGCTGGGTAGGATTTTATCTCTTAAATGATGACCGTTTATATCTCGGTCCATTCCAGGGGAAGGTTGCCTGCACTGTTATTGAACTGGGCAAAGGAGTCTGCGGGACATCCGCACTAAAGAAAGAGACATTAATTGTAGCGGATGTTCATGAATTTCCTGGTCACATAGCATGCGACGGCGGATCAAATTCCGAAATTGTAGTACCGCTTATTAAGGATGATAAAGTATTCGGTGTGCTAGATCTGGACAGTTATAACTTTTCGGCATTTAATAATACAGATAAAATAAATTTAGAAAATTTATGTAATCTTCTCGTAAATAAACTTGGATTAAATTACCAAAAGCCAATTATCAATTAA
- the lon gene encoding endopeptidase La — MSDEIKTHPQDYSMVEDIPKVLPVLPLRDNVIFPYMIFPVLVGREQSINAANYALEGSKYIFLAAQKKSNIEGPAKEDIFREGTIAKIIQILKLPNGLLKILVDGVIQGRIVQFTERANFFEAEIEVIEAEHEEPREMNALMRQMSNLFKEYVKINKSIPPEAVNSFDSIDEPDRKLFYAAANINQTMDVKQRILQKFSIKEQLYEIIKILNSEIEILKIEKEIEGKVHENIAKTQRKFIIQEQIRILQDELGDEEEISPEFVKLKDEIIKAKMPKPVQEKAIEELNKLKKTPPSSPEATVIRNYLDWLIDVPWHKRTKDNLDIKNVRNILDEDHFGLDKPKERIVEHIAVLNLVRNMRGQILCFVGPPGVGKTSLGKSIARALGRNFVRISLGGVRDEAEIRGHRRTYIGSMPGKILQSMKRAKTVNPVMLLDEIDKMSMDFRGDPSSAMLEVLDPEQNHTFNDHYLDVDYDLSQVMFITTANVRYNIPLPLQDRMEIIELPGYLEYEKIEIAKRHIIPKQIDVHGLKKYKVDFKDEAIKKIITGYTREAGVRNLEREIASVLRKTAREIILSNSGNGKKKKPVKKFSLDETMIEKFLGVPRFRSPKAEKEHRVGSVTGLAWTSVGGEILQVDATVMTGAEKLTLTGQLGNVMKESAQAALSYLRSNAKEFGLEPHFTKGKEIHIHLPEGAIPKDGPSAGITMAMAMYSAFSCKPARNDVAMTGEITLRGKILAIGGLNEKLLAAQRNGMKLVLIPKENEKDLTEIKDAVKQGLKIIPVATINEALPYVFETKSSVKKIMDNQKPKAKKQTNNKKK; from the coding sequence ATGAGTGATGAAATAAAGACGCACCCGCAGGATTATTCAATGGTTGAAGATATACCGAAAGTACTACCCGTACTCCCTTTGAGGGATAACGTAATATTTCCATATATGATATTTCCTGTACTGGTAGGCAGGGAGCAGTCGATCAACGCCGCGAATTACGCGCTTGAAGGTTCGAAATATATTTTTCTGGCAGCACAGAAAAAGTCGAATATAGAAGGACCTGCAAAAGAGGATATTTTCAGGGAAGGAACGATTGCTAAAATAATTCAGATATTAAAACTTCCTAACGGCCTGCTTAAAATTCTTGTCGACGGAGTGATTCAGGGCCGGATAGTTCAATTTACCGAACGTGCAAATTTCTTTGAAGCAGAGATCGAAGTAATTGAGGCCGAGCACGAAGAGCCCCGCGAGATGAACGCCCTGATGAGGCAAATGTCGAACCTCTTTAAGGAATATGTAAAGATTAATAAATCGATTCCCCCCGAAGCGGTTAATTCATTCGACAGCATCGATGAACCCGACAGAAAATTATTCTATGCAGCAGCGAATATCAATCAGACTATGGATGTAAAACAGAGAATACTCCAGAAGTTTTCGATAAAGGAGCAGCTCTATGAAATTATAAAAATCCTGAATTCGGAGATTGAGATACTTAAGATAGAAAAAGAGATTGAAGGAAAGGTTCACGAGAATATCGCCAAGACACAGCGCAAGTTTATAATACAGGAACAGATCCGGATTCTTCAGGATGAACTTGGCGACGAGGAGGAGATCTCTCCTGAATTTGTAAAACTGAAGGATGAGATAATTAAAGCCAAGATGCCTAAGCCGGTTCAGGAGAAAGCGATTGAGGAGCTCAACAAACTGAAAAAGACTCCTCCAAGTTCACCCGAAGCAACAGTTATAAGAAATTACCTCGACTGGCTTATAGATGTGCCGTGGCATAAAAGGACGAAGGATAACCTCGACATAAAGAATGTAAGAAATATTCTAGATGAAGATCATTTCGGGCTTGATAAGCCGAAAGAGAGAATTGTTGAACATATAGCGGTATTGAATCTTGTGAGGAATATGCGCGGACAGATTCTTTGTTTTGTAGGCCCTCCGGGTGTCGGCAAAACTTCTCTCGGTAAATCGATCGCCAGAGCGCTCGGAAGAAATTTTGTTCGGATCTCTTTAGGCGGTGTACGCGACGAAGCTGAAATTCGCGGCCACAGAAGAACTTATATCGGCTCGATGCCAGGGAAGATACTTCAATCGATGAAACGGGCCAAGACTGTTAATCCCGTTATGCTGCTGGATGAAATCGACAAGATGAGTATGGATTTCCGGGGCGACCCTTCCTCCGCAATGCTTGAAGTTCTGGATCCCGAACAGAATCATACATTCAACGATCACTATCTTGATGTTGATTACGATCTTTCTCAGGTAATGTTTATTACGACGGCAAACGTTAGATACAACATTCCCCTGCCGCTTCAGGACAGGATGGAAATAATTGAACTGCCGGGATACCTAGAGTATGAGAAGATTGAAATTGCCAAGAGACATATTATACCGAAACAGATAGATGTTCACGGGCTGAAAAAGTATAAAGTTGATTTTAAGGACGAGGCAATTAAAAAGATTATTACCGGTTATACACGTGAAGCAGGTGTAAGAAACCTGGAGAGAGAAATTGCATCTGTATTGAGAAAGACGGCCCGGGAAATAATACTTTCCAATTCGGGGAACGGAAAAAAGAAAAAACCGGTTAAGAAATTTTCTCTTGATGAAACGATGATCGAAAAATTCCTGGGCGTTCCGAGATTCAGAAGTCCTAAAGCAGAAAAGGAACACCGCGTAGGAAGCGTTACCGGACTGGCATGGACGAGTGTAGGAGGAGAGATTCTTCAGGTTGACGCAACAGTTATGACCGGCGCGGAAAAACTAACTCTTACTGGTCAACTCGGGAATGTTATGAAAGAATCGGCCCAGGCAGCATTGAGTTATCTCCGTTCGAACGCAAAAGAGTTCGGATTGGAACCTCATTTCACAAAAGGGAAAGAAATTCATATTCATCTTCCCGAAGGCGCAATTCCGAAAGACGGACCTTCGGCAGGTATTACGATGGCAATGGCAATGTATTCGGCATTCAGCTGCAAACCTGCAAGGAATGATGTTGCCATGACAGGAGAGATTACATTGCGCGGTAAAATTCTTGCGATAGGCGGATTGAACGAGAAACTGCTCGCGGCCCAGAGAAACGGTATGAAACTTGTCCTGATTCCAAAAGAAAACGAAAAAGACCTTACGGAAATTAAGGATGCGGTTAAACAGGGATTGAAAATAATTCCAGTAGCTACAATTAATGAAGCGCTGCCGTATGTTTTTGAAACGAAGAGCAGTGTGAAAAAGATAATGGATAACCAGAAGCCAAAAGCAAAGAAGCAGACAAATAATAAGAAGAAATAA
- a CDS encoding inositol monophosphatase family protein: MIDKIIEIAREAGEIVREGFGKNFLIETKGSLTNLVTEYDKKSEAAIIEFIKKEFPSHSVLAEESGNHKSGTEYLWVIDPLDGTTNFAHGLPIFSVSIGVQKNGETICGVVYDVMRDALYSAELGCGSFCNGRKLNVSTNSDVRRSVLVTGFPYNVAENPDHAFEHFIAFLKNARAVRRLGSAAIDFCYTAEGVFDGFWEVFLHPWDMCAGKLLVEEAGGIVTDFNGNAINIFSKQILATNKLIHENMITILNEK, encoded by the coding sequence TTGATAGATAAAATTATTGAGATTGCCAGGGAAGCCGGAGAGATTGTCCGCGAGGGTTTTGGAAAGAATTTTTTGATAGAGACGAAGGGAAGTCTTACGAATTTGGTTACTGAATATGATAAGAAATCCGAAGCAGCCATAATAGAATTTATTAAGAAGGAATTTCCGTCACATTCTGTCCTCGCCGAGGAAAGCGGAAATCATAAATCCGGCACTGAGTATTTGTGGGTAATAGATCCTCTGGATGGTACAACAAATTTTGCCCACGGCTTACCGATTTTTTCGGTTTCAATAGGAGTTCAGAAAAACGGCGAGACAATTTGCGGTGTTGTCTACGATGTTATGCGCGATGCTCTCTATAGTGCCGAACTTGGATGCGGTTCTTTTTGTAATGGCAGAAAGTTGAATGTCAGTACCAACTCCGACGTTAGAAGATCAGTGCTTGTAACCGGTTTCCCTTATAACGTTGCTGAAAACCCCGACCACGCTTTCGAACACTTTATCGCATTCCTTAAAAACGCAAGGGCTGTCCGCCGCCTCGGATCGGCCGCAATCGATTTCTGTTATACTGCTGAAGGAGTATTCGACGGATTCTGGGAAGTCTTCCTTCATCCGTGGGATATGTGCGCCGGTAAACTCCTTGTGGAAGAAGCCGGGGGGATTGTTACCGACTTTAATGGCAATGCGATTAATATCTTTTCAAAACAGATTCTGGCTACAAACAAGCTGATTCATGAGAACATGATCACAATTCTTAATGAGAAATAA
- a CDS encoding DUF5916 domain-containing protein — translation MRKNILFLLFFIAGHLLAFNINSGNNPSEKPVLQIKKIDKSLELTGKLDHPIWKLAEPVELTYEIRPGDNIQAPERTLVRALYDDKHIYFGFECYDKNPSQIRANITDRDRMFDDDYVIIVLDTYGDFQKGYEFAVNPYGIKGDLLATMNNEDASLDLIWHSAASINENGWTAEIAIPFTSLTFPDKEDQNWVIGIVRNLPRTSRVQISWTKIDRNIPGFLPQSGLIQGLKGIKSSANVELLPYAIGQKGGQLANFNDPKSGIKFNPLEGRIGGGIKYSPGPDFSLDAVINPDFSQIESDAAQISVNTTFALYYDEKRPFFLIGNELLQTPMYYSRSINDPLAAARINGKSGSLSYMYMSAYDRNTVIVVPGEDRSNTIPTDINSLANIGRLRYDLGDENYIGSMILTRNFDGGHNYVAGLDWNYKFWSNWYFSGEGFYSLTKELNNPQLFSSQRVFGNSGKNAAFNGEEYSGSGIHLALSHQQRSYNFSFVINNFTPTYQTYNGLFSSNNYRQFFLSNQFVFYPEKSFVERATIGLQGELRFNFDGLKKEQSLVPYVSFTLKGQTGIYANYILVNDENFFGKSLKNVRRFYAEISTRPIKEISLYVGGNFGKFIYRSSLPVIGTGHNIDASITLKPTARLNLSFAYSRARLSNEESGNLLYDGNIFRTVGTYQFSPELFFRTIFQYDSFSKSIQVYPLFSYKLNAFTTFFAGATSDYTDYKGDIGIANTSQQYFVKIQYLLGI, via the coding sequence ATGAGAAAAAATATCCTGTTTTTACTTTTTTTTATTGCCGGCCATCTTCTTGCATTTAATATAAATTCCGGAAATAATCCTTCGGAGAAACCGGTTCTCCAGATAAAAAAAATCGATAAATCTTTAGAGCTTACGGGTAAACTCGACCATCCGATCTGGAAACTTGCTGAGCCGGTTGAACTTACTTATGAAATCCGTCCCGGGGATAATATCCAGGCTCCAGAGAGAACTCTTGTAAGAGCCCTGTACGATGATAAACACATCTATTTCGGTTTTGAATGTTACGATAAGAATCCTTCCCAGATCCGCGCGAATATAACAGACCGCGACAGAATGTTCGACGATGATTATGTTATAATTGTACTCGATACTTACGGTGATTTCCAGAAGGGATATGAATTCGCCGTAAATCCTTACGGCATTAAAGGTGACTTGCTTGCTACAATGAATAATGAAGACGCAAGCCTCGATCTTATTTGGCATTCGGCTGCTTCTATTAATGAAAACGGATGGACTGCCGAGATTGCTATCCCTTTTACAAGTCTCACTTTCCCGGATAAGGAAGATCAGAATTGGGTAATTGGAATTGTCCGAAATCTTCCCCGCACCAGCAGGGTTCAGATCTCCTGGACTAAGATCGACAGAAACATTCCGGGCTTTCTGCCTCAATCCGGTTTAATTCAGGGCCTTAAGGGAATTAAATCCTCAGCTAATGTCGAACTTCTTCCGTATGCGATAGGACAAAAAGGTGGACAGCTTGCCAACTTCAATGATCCTAAATCAGGTATCAAATTTAATCCGCTGGAAGGAAGAATTGGAGGAGGAATTAAATATTCGCCCGGTCCCGATTTCTCTCTCGATGCCGTTATCAATCCCGATTTCAGCCAGATCGAATCCGATGCTGCTCAGATTAGCGTTAATACAACTTTTGCCCTCTACTACGATGAGAAAAGACCTTTCTTCCTGATTGGTAACGAACTCCTCCAGACTCCGATGTATTACTCAAGATCAATTAACGACCCTCTGGCAGCTGCACGTATTAACGGTAAATCCGGCTCGTTGTCATATATGTATATGAGTGCGTACGACAGAAATACCGTTATTGTTGTTCCGGGGGAAGATAGAAGCAATACAATCCCTACGGATATTAATTCACTCGCGAATATCGGACGCCTCCGATACGACCTCGGTGATGAAAACTATATCGGCTCTATGATACTTACAAGAAATTTTGACGGCGGGCATAACTACGTCGCCGGTCTAGACTGGAATTATAAATTCTGGAGTAACTGGTATTTCAGCGGTGAAGGTTTTTATTCTCTTACAAAAGAATTAAATAACCCGCAGCTGTTCAGTTCCCAAAGAGTATTCGGAAACTCCGGCAAAAATGCCGCGTTCAACGGAGAGGAATATTCCGGAAGCGGAATTCATCTCGCCCTTTCTCACCAACAGAGATCCTATAACTTCTCATTCGTAATAAATAATTTCACACCTACATATCAGACATATAACGGACTTTTTTCATCCAATAATTACAGACAGTTCTTTCTAAGTAATCAGTTTGTTTTCTATCCTGAAAAATCATTTGTTGAAAGGGCAACTATAGGGCTTCAGGGTGAATTGAGGTTTAACTTTGACGGATTGAAAAAAGAACAATCGCTTGTTCCGTATGTTTCATTTACATTAAAAGGGCAGACCGGTATCTACGCGAATTACATTCTTGTTAATGATGAAAATTTCTTCGGAAAAAGTCTCAAAAATGTTAGAAGATTTTATGCCGAGATTAGCACCCGCCCCATTAAGGAAATTTCCTTATATGTCGGCGGGAATTTCGGAAAATTCATTTACAGGTCGAGTCTGCCCGTTATCGGTACAGGTCATAATATCGATGCTTCAATCACTCTAAAACCGACTGCCCGACTAAATCTTTCCTTCGCATATTCGCGGGCAAGGCTTTCGAATGAAGAATCGGGGAATCTGCTTTATGATGGAAATATCTTCAGAACCGTAGGTACATATCAGTTCTCGCCGGAACTCTTTTTCAGGACTATTTTCCAGTACGATTCCTTCTCCAAATCGATCCAGGTTTATCCTCTTTTCAGCTATAAATTAAATGCATTTACTACCTTCTTCGCCGGTGCTACAAGCGACTATACCGATTATAAAGGTGATATCGGAATTGCTAATACAAGTCAGCAGTATTTCGTAAAAATCCAGTATTTGCTCGGAATTTAG
- the cmk gene encoding (d)CMP kinase gives MSKKIIIAIDGPAGSGKSTAAKNLARKLGFTYLDTGAMYRAITFLSIQNGIVENVPAVIEMTRSLSLKLKYENGITRVFANDAEVTEQIRSAEVNSKVSEISTIPEVRAEMVKIQKKIGQEENLVAEGRDVTTVVFPDADVKFFITASIDERARRRLRDFQNSSVDISYDDVKANLEKRDKIDSGREVSPLRKSEDAFEFDNTGLTPEEDLEFLYKKVKEILAAKKQYMLN, from the coding sequence ATGTCGAAGAAAATTATTATTGCCATAGACGGTCCGGCCGGTTCAGGTAAATCCACTGCTGCAAAGAACTTAGCCCGCAAACTGGGTTTTACTTATCTGGATACCGGCGCAATGTATCGGGCCATTACATTTTTATCAATTCAGAATGGAATTGTTGAAAATGTTCCGGCTGTCATCGAAATGACAAGAAGTCTTTCGCTTAAACTGAAATATGAAAACGGTATTACCAGAGTTTTTGCAAATGATGCTGAAGTTACAGAACAGATCAGAAGCGCCGAAGTGAATTCTAAAGTAAGCGAAATTAGTACGATTCCCGAAGTCAGGGCTGAGATGGTTAAAATTCAGAAAAAGATAGGCCAGGAGGAAAATCTGGTTGCTGAAGGTAGGGATGTTACTACCGTTGTTTTCCCGGATGCCGACGTGAAGTTTTTTATTACCGCTTCGATTGATGAACGTGCCAGAAGACGCCTGCGCGATTTTCAGAACAGCAGCGTTGATATTTCCTATGATGATGTGAAAGCAAATCTTGAGAAAAGGGATAAGATCGACAGCGGCAGGGAGGTATCTCCTTTGAGAAAATCTGAAGATGCATTTGAATTCGATAATACCGGTTTAACCCCGGAAGAGGATCTTGAATTCCTTTATAAAAAAGTAAAAGAGATTTTAGCCGCCAAAAAACAATATATGTTAAACTAA
- the rpsA gene encoding 30S ribosomal protein S1, translating into MSELEKDTLKKVSDPGKFINIDEYSPEELHALSKLYAESFRDIKEGEIIAGTIVGITGENVVVDVGFKSDGTISKSEFNATEEIKIGNKIDIVIESVEDEEGNLVLSKKRADFLKIWGRIMDAFENEKIIPGKILKRIKGGMVVDLIGIEAFLPGSQIDIRPVRDFDAFVGQTMDFKIVKVNIPTENIVVSHKVLIEETISDQRKEILEKLEKGQILEGIVKAITDFGVFVDLGGVDGLIHITDLSWGRINHPSEVVKLDEKIKVVVTDFDKEKKRISLSLKQLLPHPWEKIQEKYKIGDKVAGRVVSLTDYGAFIEIEKGIEGLIHISEMSWTQHISHPSQFVSMGQIVEAVILSLDKDEKKISLGMKQLTPDPWQDLLKKYPVGSSHSGVARNLTNFGVFVELEPGIDGLVHISDLSWTKKIRHPGEVVKKGEKIDVVVLGVDTESRKISLGHKQINENPWDNFEKEYAVGRKTDGKVVRIIEKGLIAELPLNVDGFIPATQLSTSKIKNLSFCFPVGAKLELKVVEFDKENKKIVLSAIGALKEKSDDEISQYINEHKLEKVTVNDILQADAGKFDSSDFNLYEDKSTPAPPAAPAVEEKKEEPKAE; encoded by the coding sequence ATGTCCGAGTTAGAAAAAGATACTCTTAAAAAAGTATCTGACCCCGGTAAATTTATCAATATCGATGAATACTCGCCGGAAGAATTACATGCATTATCTAAACTTTATGCCGAGTCGTTTCGCGATATCAAAGAAGGCGAAATAATTGCCGGCACTATAGTCGGTATCACCGGTGAAAACGTCGTGGTTGATGTCGGCTTCAAATCCGATGGTACTATTTCTAAATCTGAGTTCAATGCAACCGAGGAAATTAAAATCGGTAACAAAATTGATATCGTTATTGAAAGCGTTGAAGATGAAGAAGGAAATCTTGTTTTAAGTAAGAAACGTGCCGACTTCCTCAAGATTTGGGGAAGGATTATGGATGCATTTGAAAATGAAAAGATCATTCCCGGTAAAATTCTTAAAAGAATTAAAGGCGGAATGGTTGTTGATCTTATCGGTATCGAAGCGTTCCTTCCCGGTTCACAGATCGATATCCGTCCGGTCCGCGATTTTGACGCTTTCGTCGGCCAGACAATGGACTTTAAGATTGTTAAAGTAAATATCCCTACAGAGAATATTGTTGTCTCTCATAAAGTACTTATTGAAGAAACTATCTCGGATCAGCGTAAAGAAATTCTTGAGAAACTTGAGAAGGGTCAGATCCTCGAAGGTATCGTTAAAGCAATTACCGATTTCGGCGTATTCGTCGATCTCGGCGGCGTTGACGGTCTTATTCACATAACCGATCTCAGCTGGGGCAGAATTAATCATCCGAGCGAAGTTGTTAAACTTGATGAGAAGATTAAAGTTGTTGTAACCGATTTCGATAAAGAGAAGAAGAGAATATCACTCAGCTTGAAACAGCTCCTTCCGCATCCGTGGGAAAAGATCCAGGAGAAATACAAGATCGGCGATAAAGTAGCCGGACGCGTTGTATCCTTAACCGACTACGGCGCCTTCATCGAGATCGAAAAAGGTATCGAAGGATTGATCCATATCTCCGAAATGAGCTGGACTCAGCATATCAGCCATCCTTCTCAATTCGTTTCGATGGGACAGATCGTTGAAGCCGTAATCCTTAGCCTCGATAAAGATGAAAAGAAAATCTCTCTCGGTATGAAACAGCTTACTCCGGATCCGTGGCAGGACCTTCTTAAAAAATATCCTGTCGGCTCATCCCATTCGGGTGTCGCCCGTAATCTTACGAACTTCGGTGTATTCGTTGAACTCGAACCCGGTATCGATGGACTCGTTCACATCTCCGATCTCTCATGGACTAAGAAAATCCGTCACCCCGGCGAAGTAGTAAAGAAGGGTGAAAAGATCGATGTGGTTGTCTTAGGCGTTGATACTGAATCGAGAAAAATATCTCTCGGCCATAAACAGATTAATGAAAATCCGTGGGATAATTTCGAAAAAGAATATGCCGTTGGTAGAAAAACTGATGGGAAGGTTGTACGCATAATTGAAAAAGGATTGATTGCCGAACTGCCTCTTAATGTGGACGGATTCATTCCCGCAACTCAATTGTCTACTTCTAAGATTAAAAATCTTTCCTTCTGCTTCCCGGTCGGCGCTAAACTCGAACTTAAAGTGGTCGAGTTCGATAAAGAGAATAAGAAAATTGTACTGAGTGCAATCGGTGCACTTAAAGAGAAATCCGACGACGAAATCTCCCAGTACATAAACGAACATAAACTGGAAAAAGTAACTGTCAACGATATTCTGCAGGCAGACGCAGGTAAATTTGATTCATCCGATTTTAATCTGTATGAAGACAAATCCACTCCGGCTCCTCCTGCCGCTCCGGCAGTTGAAGAAAAGAAAGAAGAACCGAAAGCTGAATAA
- the mtaB gene encoding tRNA (N(6)-L-threonylcarbamoyladenosine(37)-C(2))-methylthiotransferase MtaB — protein sequence MSSKVAFHTLGCKLNFAETSTIGKQFLQKGFSIVDYSEKADVYVINTCTVTEHADKECRQIVRRALRNNPEAYVIVTGCYAQLRPEEISKIDGVDAVLGSGEKFNLFNYIPEFKKKYLSCIYVSPTEELNSFNSSHSTDADDRTRAFFKVQDGCDYKCSFCTIPLARGKSRSMNPEEVIAQFKELLECGYKEIVLTGVNVGDYSSINLDHALALDHDQEKNKGTDLYRLLKMMLEVEGDYRIRISSIEPNLLNDDIIQLAINDQRLVNHFHIPLQSGCDKVLRLMQRRYRTDDYRNLILKLASKIENVGIGVDVIVGFPGETEEDFLDTYNFLRDLPVSYLHVFTYSERPNTKAIEMPGHVDVAERKRRNNMLRILSEKKRNEFYRSMVGTNLKVLVEHENMDGFMKGFSSNYVRVKIPFSADFINKIVEVKITEVDENICTAGTLENVFS from the coding sequence ATGTCATCCAAAGTTGCATTCCATACTCTCGGCTGTAAACTGAATTTTGCGGAGACTTCCACAATAGGGAAACAGTTCCTGCAAAAAGGTTTTTCGATTGTTGATTACAGCGAAAAAGCGGACGTGTACGTTATCAATACTTGCACTGTAACCGAACATGCTGATAAAGAATGCAGACAGATTGTACGCCGGGCGCTTCGCAATAATCCGGAAGCTTACGTTATCGTAACCGGCTGTTATGCCCAGCTCCGGCCGGAAGAGATTTCGAAAATTGATGGCGTGGATGCTGTTCTGGGGAGCGGCGAGAAATTTAATCTCTTCAATTATATACCGGAATTTAAAAAGAAGTATTTATCGTGTATCTATGTCTCTCCTACAGAAGAACTCAATTCCTTTAATTCCTCCCATTCAACAGACGCGGACGACCGGACCAGGGCATTCTTTAAGGTTCAGGACGGCTGCGATTATAAGTGCAGCTTCTGTACAATTCCGCTTGCTCGCGGTAAAAGCAGGAGTATGAACCCCGAAGAAGTGATTGCACAGTTTAAAGAACTCCTCGAATGCGGTTATAAAGAGATTGTTCTTACAGGCGTAAATGTAGGCGATTATTCCTCAATAAATCTTGATCATGCTCTTGCTCTTGATCATGATCAGGAAAAAAATAAAGGAACAGATCTTTACCGCCTTCTTAAAATGATGCTGGAAGTAGAAGGTGATTACCGGATAAGGATCAGTTCTATCGAACCGAATCTTTTAAATGATGATATCATTCAGCTCGCAATCAACGATCAGCGGCTCGTTAATCATTTCCATATACCTCTTCAGAGCGGATGCGATAAGGTACTTCGACTCATGCAGCGCCGGTACCGGACTGATGATTACAGGAATCTGATTCTCAAACTCGCAAGTAAGATCGAAAATGTAGGCATCGGTGTCGATGTTATCGTCGGGTTCCCCGGTGAAACAGAAGAGGATTTTCTCGATACATATAATTTCCTGCGGGATCTTCCGGTTTCTTACCTGCACGTTTTTACATATTCCGAACGGCCGAATACAAAAGCTATCGAAATGCCCGGACACGTAGATGTAGCCGAAAGAAAACGCAGAAATAATATGCTCAGAATTCTCAGTGAGAAAAAGAGAAATGAGTTTTACAGAAGTATGGTCGGCACGAATCTGAAAGTCTTGGTCGAGCATGAAAATATGGATGGATTTATGAAAGGATTTTCCTCAAATTACGTGCGCGTAAAAATTCCTTTTTCCGCGGACTTTATAAATAAGATCGTTGAAGTAAAAATTACGGAGGTTGATGAGAACATTTGTACTGCCGGAACTTTAGAAAATGTTTTCTCATAA